The following coding sequences lie in one Aspergillus puulaauensis MK2 DNA, chromosome 3, nearly complete sequence genomic window:
- a CDS encoding glycosyltransferase domain-containing protein (COG:S;~EggNog:ENOG410PR79;~TransMembrane:1 (i46-63o)): protein MASRGFLSGMDASLAGPWEEKYNSWRLSANQFLQQSYNPRPRPRPTRVALAVATCFLVMYLLLRGPSEPEVNHWLQYPSYHPFHEKPEDATVISPRLSFNTRNHTFLDDLQKKNSSFHLVLPATRSNPGLCRTLTSAMILNYPPPTLVRYGRELPTGSAGHDYMVDRITGIYNFLAYTPRLQDNDIVLIVDGFDIFFQLPPEVLVKRYQDLLREMNAKLLEKYGMVTVDRPFRKDGVETLQKYSQRVIFSASKQCFGNLTEDPGCRSIPGSTLPPDSYGWKTDTEGHLTRPKWLKPGAVIGQVADLKLIYAHVLRFVEEHRDTEGDYLELTRMYGRQEYVRELERRRTANSFWELMYRWIGISEATNMTGVPPHLEPGQRYEYGIGVDFESRLFFDTVNAKGDVEWLGYNNVTKTSTAQMEHRVPRESRLLLPEDVSDQKLGNPFKQPKYNKNEYINPSWNETMDKLPSNRSWSNIPLLTNVHSAKVPALVHMAAQDKRIVRDTWWSKMWYFPWARALLRKYMRSHTGFDAAQSALLGQNFWDMRGGVGGVWTDKGEWIDYPEVCTGFERDVFDDDFGKFGEEDGGEFRGPVYNQWGSLIRGREF, encoded by the exons ATGGCCTCTCGCGGCTTCCTCAGCGGCATGGATGCCTCTCTGGCTGGTCCCTGGGAGGAGAAATACAATTCCTGGCGATTATCCGCCAACCAATTCCTGCAGCAGAGCTATAACCCCCGTCCGCGGCCGCGACCGACGCGGGTGGCTCTGGCAGTCGCAACATGTTTCCTTGTGATGTATCTTCTTCTGCGAGGCCCTAGCGAA CCGGAGGTAAACCACTGGCTCCAGTACCCATCGTACCATCCTTTTCATGAGAAGCCCGAAGACGCCACAGTCATTTCACCGAGACTGTCATTCAACACGCGTAATCATACCTTCCTGGATGATTTACAAAAGAAGAATTCTTCGTTCCACCTTGTTCTGCCGGCGACGCGGAGCAATCCCGGACTATGTCGTACTTTGACGTCGGCCATGATTTTGAACTACCCGCCGCCGACGTTAGTCCGCTACGGTAGAGAACTGCCGACAGGCTCGGCAGGACATGACTACATGGTTGATAGAATCACTGGCATATATAACTTTTTGGCGTATACCCCACGTCTGCAGGACAACGATATAGTCCTGATCGTGGATGGCTTCgacatcttcttccagcttcctccGGAAGTCCTCGTTAAGCGATATCAAGACCTCTTGCGCGAGATGAACGCAAAGCTGCTCGAAAAGTATGGCATGGTGACGGTAGACCGGCCGTTCCGCAAGGATGGCGTGGAAACTTTGCAGAAGTACTCCCAGCGTGTGATTTTCTCCGCAAGCAAGCAGTGCTTCGGCAACCTGACGGAGGATCCTGGTTGTCGCAGTATCCCTGGGTCTACTCTACCTCCGGATAGTTACGGGTGGAAGACGGATACGGAGGGCCATTTGACCCGACCGAAATGGCTTAAGCCGGGTGCGGTTATTGGGCAAGTAGCAGATCTAAAATTGATCTATGCGCATGTTCTGCGCTTCGTCGAGGAGCACCGGGATACCGAAGGGGATTACCTGGAATTGACGCGGATGTACGGCAGACAAGAATATGTGCGCGAGCTCGAACGACGGAGAACTGCCAACAGCTTCTGGGAGCTGATGTACCGATGGATTGGGATTTCTGAGGCTACTAACATGACTGGTGTGCCCCCGCACCTTGAACCCGGCCAACGGTACGAATATGGAATCGGTGTGGATTTTGAGTCCCGTCTATTCTTCGATACGGTCAATGCTAAAGGAGATGTTGAATGGCTGGGATATAACAATGTCACAAAAACATCAACCGCACAGATGGAGCACCGAGTGCCCCGCGAAAGCCGTCTTCTACTTCCAGAGGATGTATCTGATCAAAAGCTCGGCAACCCATTCAAACAGCCGAAATATAACAAGAACGAGTACATCAACCCGTCGTGGAATGAAACCATGGATAAACTCCCAAGCAATCGCTCGTGGAGCAATATCCCTCTATTGACGAATGTCCATTCTGCGAAGGTTCCGGCTCTAGTACACATGGCTGCGCAAGATAAAAGAATTGTCCGTGACACATGGTGGTCGAAAATGTGGTACTTTCCCTGGGCTCGTGCCCTTTTGCGCAAATATATGCGCTCCCATACTGGATTCGATGCCGCCCAAAGCGCGCTCCTCGGCCAGAATTTCTGGGATATGCGTGGCGGCGTGGGAGGTGTCTGGACAGACAAGGGTGAGTGGATTGACTATCCGGAGGTTTGCACCGGGTTTGAGCGCGACGTTTTCGACGACGATTTTGGAAAAttcggcgaagaagatggcggcgAATTTCGCGGGCCTGTCTATAACCAGTGGGGCAGTTTGATTAGAGGGAGAGAATTCTAG
- a CDS encoding uncharacterized protein (COG:S;~EggNog:ENOG410Q0CJ;~InterPro:IPR038846,IPR038324;~go_component: GO:0005666 - RNA polymerase III complex [Evidence IEA];~go_process: GO:0006384 - transcription initiation from RNA polymerase III promoter [Evidence IEA]) has translation MRIINPQDATLTNIEVLSYLSSNPPRRPPNAPPGVNQKHWIPSPDLRDHNTVVKEIHNYASRLSPHLLRYPQYASSDLKTGTGETPLDTALRELITRLRPYGLTKGEVLMIVNLGVGVPPGAPGAGGGEEEEAREGEGEGEGEGDRMDVDGQNGDGEGGDAAAMTENGVEEVEQVANGDGEAEGEAGEEGEEDEEGETGDYGALALIDTVIEEREQRLSDENVLEILAVIRETLGAATT, from the exons ATGCGG ATAATAAACCCCCAAGACGCAACTCTAACAAACATCGAAGTCCTCTCCTACCTCTCATCCAACCCCCCACGGCGTCCCCCAAATGCGCCCCCAGGCGTGAACCAGAAACATTGGATCCCGAGCCCGGATCTCCGGGATCATAATACTGTTGTTAAGGAG ATACACAACTACGCCTCACGTCTCTCCCCCCATCTCCTCCGATACCCGCAGTACGCATCTTCAGACCTGAAAACGGGTACTGGGGAAACGCCATTAGACACTGCACTGCGGGAACTTATTACCCGGTTACGGCCCTATGGACTGACGAAGGGCGAGGTGCTTATGATTGTTAATTTGGGTGTGGGTGTTCCGCCTGGTGcgcctggtgctggtggtggtgaggaagaggaggctcgcgagggagaaggagagggggagggggaaggggatAGGATGGACGTTGATGGTCAGAATGGAGATGGGGAAGGGGGCGACGCTGCAGCCATGACTGAGaatggggttgaggaggtggaacAGGTGGCTAACGGCGATGGTGAGGCTGAAGGCgaggctggggaggagggagaagaggatgaggaaggtgaGACGGGTGACTATGGCGCTCTGGCGCTGATTGATACGGTGATTGAGGAACGGGAGCAGCGGCTGAGTGATGAGAACGTATTAGAGATCCTGGCGGTTATCCGGGAGACGCTGGGTGCTGCGACGACATAA
- a CDS encoding uncharacterized protein (COG:S;~EggNog:ENOG410Q0GF), producing the protein MTTTLLPNTLYICLFLRSDPPLPDDFHWALYHHSTNSGTKYHITNEGRGWIAGHSCESPSSILKSFLLVGLIRVAGLNNTNTNTDDLNRKIDSTLRSHDDKLNDKDGVTCRIWLFEMLSILYSEGLLTDVKCGGDMKMLERVVKQWGNGFAEGGARNVQPRPVEI; encoded by the coding sequence ATGaccaccaccctcctcccaaacACTCTCTACATATGCCTGTTCCTCCGCTCCGaccctcctctccccgaCGACTTCCATTGGGCCCTCTACCACCACAGCACAAACAGCGGAACGAAATACCACATCACCAACGAAGGCCGCGGCTGGATTGCCGGACACAGTTGCGAATCTCCATCGAGCATCCTCAAATCCTTCCTTCTAGTTGGCCTTATCCGCGTCGCAGGCCtgaacaacaccaacaccaacacagATGACTTGAATCGTAAAATTGACAGCACCCTCCGTAGCCACGACGACAAACTCAACGACAAAGATGGCGTTACATGCCGTATCTGGCTTTTTGAGATGCTAAGCATTTTGTACTCGGAGGGCCTACTTACGGACGTTAAATGTGGAGGGGATATGAAGATGTTGGAAAGGGTGGTGAAACAGTGGGGGAATGGGTTTGCCGAGGGGGGTGCGAGGAATGTACAGCCCAGGCCTGTGGAAATTTAG